The stretch of DNA TCGTGAGCGCGGTCTCCAACGCTTGGGTCGACGGGCCGGCGTTGCGCACCTATCGGCACTTCCCCAATACGGGCCCGCGCAAGTCGTGGGCAGCGGCCGATGCGACGAGCCGAGCGGTCCGGCTGGCCTGGCTGGCGCTGCGGGGCGAGCCCGGGTACCCGACGGCACTGAGCGCACCGCAGTGGGGGTTCCAGGACGTGGTCCTGCGGGGGCAGCCGGTGGTCCTGGCGCGACCGCTCGGGAGCTACGTCATGGAGAACGTGCTCTTCAAGATCGCCTTCCCAGCCGAGTTTCATGGCCAGACCGCTGTGGAGGCGGCCCTGCGCTTGCATCCGCTGGTGCGCGACCGACTGGAGGAGATCGCTGAGATCGTCATCGAGACGCAAGAATCGGCGAAGCGGATCATCGACAAGCCGGGACCGTTCGCCAATCCGGCCGATCGTGACCACTCGCTGCAGTACATGACAGCTGTGGCGTTGCTCTACGGCGAGCTCCGCTACGAGCACTATCTGGAGCCGATCGCCTCCGATCCGCGCATTCCGGCCCTCATCGCCAAGATGCGCGTGATCGAGAACCCGGAGTTCAGCCGGGACTACCTCGATCCCGAGAAGCGGTCGATCGCCAACGCGGTGCAGGTCGTCTTCCGCGACGGAAGTCGGACCGAGCGGGTCCTGGTCGAGTATCCGATCGGACATCCGCGGCGGCGAGCCGAAGGGCTGCCGCTCTTGCGGCAGAAGCTGGCGCGGGCGCTCCGCCTGGTCTATCCCGAGCGGCGGGCAGCCGCGCTCGAGCACCTTTTGCTCGACGATCCAGGGTTGCCGGATCTGGCGGTCGACCAGCTGCTCGACGCCCTGCACCGGGGGTGAAGGATGAGTTGGATCCGGCAGCAGCCGCGGGCGCAGCGGGAATTGGCGCAAGCGTTCCGTGATCGGGTCGCAGCCGGGCTCGTCGTCTTGCCGGGAGTCTACGATGGGCTCTCGGCGCTCTCGGCGCGGGCTGCCGGCTTTCCGGCGCTCTATCTCTCCGGTGCCGCGCTGACGGCGAGCCGGGGCCTTCCCGACCTGGGGATGATCGGGCTGGAGGAAGTGGTCGAGCGGGCCCGCGAGATCGTGCGGGCGACCGAACTGCCGCTGATCGTCGATATCGACACCGGGTACGGTGGGGTGCTCAATGCAGCGCGGGCCGCGCGGGAGCTGGTCGAGGCACGCGTGGCGGGGGTACAGATCGAGGATCAGCAGCAGCCGAAGAAGTGCGGGCATCTCTCGGCCAAGCTCCTGGCGCCAGCCGAGGAGCTGGAGCAAAAGGTGCGGGCGATCAAGGCGGTGGCTCCCGACCTCTACGTGATCGCCCGCACCGATGCCTACGAGCAGGAAGGGCTGGAGGGGGTGGTCGCGCGAGCGCGTCGGTATCTGGCGGCAGGGGCCGACGCGATCTTCCCCGAAGCGCTGCCGAGCGAGGAGGTGTTCCGGGCGGTGGCCGAGGCCCTTCCGGGTGTCACGCTGCTGGCCAACCTGACCGAGTTCGGGCGAACGCCTGCCTTCACGGCGGCCCAGGTGGCGGACTGGGGTTACCGGATCGCGTTGTTCCCGGTCTCGGCTCTGCGCGTGGCCGCTAAGGCGATGGAGCGGCTCTACCGCACGCTGGCTGCGGAGGGGACGACGCGCGGGCTGGTGGGGGAGATGCAGACGCGGGCGGAACTGTACGAGCTGCTCGGCTACTTCGCCTACGAGGAGTTCGACACGACGCTCGCGCGCTCGACCCTCCCGGAGTGGGAGCTCGGGCGCGAGGGGTGAGGAGCCTGGCAGCGCTCGGACGGCGCTCGGTCAGCGGTCTTCTCGCCGAACGGGGTGACGTGCCGATCGTGGTGGGCTGGATCCCTCAGCGTCGGCCGCGCCGAGCGGTGGCGGCGTCGACGGTGAGGTGGACTGCCTCCTCGGTGACCGAGTCGATCCACTCGGCCGGTATGTGGAGCAGTTCGCCGCCGAAGAGGCCGGGATCGACGGCCAGGCTCACGATCTCCCCGACCTGGTGGCGACGGATCCCGGTCGCTGCGGGAGGTCCAGCGTGGATCCTAGCGACGGACTCGGAGTGAAGAGGTTTCTCGCGAGTGGATGTACTCGGGAGCGTGACTGACCCGCGGGGATTGCCGGTGGAGCTTCCTGCCTCTGCCTGGGAGCATATTCGGCAGAGGCCAGGGCGAGGATTGGTGCGTCTCGAGCACGTCTTCGGGACGATCGAGGATCCACTCCTGATTGCACAGGATCGAAACTTTCCCACACGAGAGTGTTATTATCGAGCGGCGAGCGAACTCGGGTTGCCGATCGCTGCGTACCTGAAAGTCGTTGTGGATCGGGGATGGCATCCGGCGCGTGTGGTGACGGCCTACCCAGTCGATCGGCTGCATCGGTCCGAGGAGCCGGTCTGGAGGCGCGAACAGTGAGCGTGTACGAGTATCGTCCGAAAGTTCCGTCGCGCGATCAGCTGCGCGAGTCGATGCGTACGGGATCTCTCCGAGTCGTCTTCGATCCGACAGCTGATGAGCTTCTCGTGTTCTGGCGGGAATGCGAGCGTCCAGCGGTGAGCATCTTTCTCACCGAACCGGACTGGTTGGCGCTGCTCGTCGATCCCGATACGCACGAGGTCATCGGGTTCCACATCGAGGCATTCCGTCAGCGTGCGGTGCGAGAAGTGCCCGAACTGAGTGCTGTGCTGGCGCATGCTGCCCGCGATGGCGAGTCCGCCGCTCAGGGCACGGCGGAGACGCTGGCCGCTCTCCTCGGAAGGTCGGCGACCGCTGCGTGATCGGGAGCTGGTCGAGCGAATCGATCCGGTCGGACTGGACGCGCTCGCCAGTCGGGTCGTCTCGGACGGGATGGTTCTGCCTTTGCTGGACTCCAGGAGTCCTCAGCGTCGGCCGCGCCGAGCGGTGGCGGCGTCGACGGTGAGGTGGACTGCCTCCTCGGTGACCGAGTCGATCCACTCGGCTGGTATGTGGAGCGGTTCGCCGCCGAAGAGGCCGGGATCGACGGCCAGGCTCACGATCTCCCCGTCCTCGTTCAGGTGGACATGCTCGACCTTGCCCAGGCGCGTGCCGTCGCTGGCGATGACGGCTGTCCCGCGATCGATGCGCACGGTGTCCGGGGGGAGGTTCGTCGCGACCTCGACCGGGGCTGGGGTCGGGGCTGTGGAGCTAGGGAGCGTGCCTCCGCTGGGATCGTAGGGGGCGATACGCGGTTCCGGGATGACCGGCTCGCGGGCCGGTGCACCCCAGAGGAGCGGCACCGGGCCGAGTCCACCGCCACTGGGCCAGACGTATGGCAACGTGGCCGCTTCCTCGTTCGTCAGACGGACGAACTCTTCCTCGACGAAGAGCGGAAGTTCGTGTGCCTGCTCGGCATCGAGCGCGAGCCAGACGGTTCCGTCGGGGGCGACGGTGTCGATCACGGCGCGGTCGACTAGGCGGTCTTCGGTGAGGAGCAGGCCACGGTGGACGATGATGGCGCGGACCTCGCGGGTGTCAGGGTCGAGGACCAGTTGGTCGACTGTTCCGATGCGCTTCCCGTCGCGGCTCATGACTGGACGGCCGAGTTCGATATGCATGGTTGCCTCCTCGGAGCGATCGGGTACTTTCGCCTTCTCAGCATAGCGAGTGCAGCGCTGGCTGGGAAGGGGGCAGCGACGATGGAGCAGGCGTGCTCGCGCTGGGCGACACTGCGGTGCCGGTATACTGGAGAACGGTGAGGGCGATCATGCGCACGGCGGAGACGATCCTGGAAACGATGCACCAGCGCGGTTGGCGGATCACCGGGCCGCGGCGCGCGATCGTCGAGTACGTCCTGGCGCAGGATGGGCCCTTCTCCGCAGAGGAGATCTTCCGCGCGCTGCGTCGCCGCCAGCCGACGATCGGCCGGGCAACGGTCTTCCGCACGCTCGATCTCCTGGCCGAACTGGGGGTGGTCGAGCGGATCCATCATCCCTCGGGTGTGCATCGCTACGTGGTCGGTGGCGATGGGCATCGGCATCATGTCGTCTGTATCCGCTGCGGGGCGGTCGCGGAATTTGCGGGTTGTAACCTGGAGACTGTCCTCGCTCAGGTCGCCGACCAGACCCGCTTCCGGATCCTCGGTCACTGGCTGGAAGTGAGCGGGCTCTGCCAGCTCTGCCAGCGCGAACCCGCGGTTTCCTCTTCCTGAGCGAACCATGTTCTCATGGTAACGCGTCGGTCGCGTCCCGGTACGGCGCGACGACTCGGTCGCTGAACCAGCAGCTGCGTCTCGGAAATTATTGAGACATGGTATCATCCAGTGCGCCGAGCGCTGCTAGGCGCTGGTGGATGAGACGGCGTATCATGACGAGGGAGGGTGCGATGCACCGACGATGGACGGTACTCGGGCTGCTCGTCCTCGCGGGGCTGCTGGTGGCGGCCTGCGGGCAGAGTGCGACGCCGACCGTGCAGCCGGCGGCGATGCCGAGCGGGCAGCGCGTCGTGGTGGTGACGAGTCTGCCGATCTTCGCCACGATGGTCGAGGCAGTTGGTGGGGATCTGGTCTCGGTCAGCGCGGTCCTGCCGCCGGGGACGGATCCGCACACGTACCAGCCGGCTCCGCGCGACGTGGCCAAACTGGCTCAGGCGGCACTGGTGGTGTACAACGGCGGTGATCTGGATCCCTGGATGGAGCGCCAGCTGGAAGCCGTTGGTAGCCGGGCACGCGTCGTGGCGCTCAGCGCGGGATTGGAGCCGCCACCGGGGATCGAGGCGGGGCACGAACATGAGCACGAGGGCACGCCGGAGGCGGAGCACGAGCAGGGAGTGAACCCGCACTTCTGGCTGGATCCGGACTTCGGGATCGTCTACGTCGAGCGGATCGCCGAGGCGCTCGCCGAGGTCGATCCAGCGCATGCCGAGACCTACCGGGCGAATGCCGAGCGGTATAGCCAGGAAATCCGCACGTTCGACGAGTGGGCGAAGGGGCAGATCGCCACGATCCCGCCCGAACGGCGGAAGCTGGTCACGTTCCACGATGCGTTCCCCTATTTTGCGGCACACTATGGACTGGAGCTCGTGGGTGTCGTCATCCTGAGTCCAGGGCGGGAGCCCTCGCCGCAAGAGGTGGCGCAGCTGGTCGAGCGGATTCGCCAGGAGGGGGTACCAGCCATCTTCGTCGAGCCGCAGTTCAACCCGAAACTGGCGCAGACGATCGCCCAGGAGGCGGGTGTGCGGGTGCTCGAGCTTTACAGCGATGCGGCACCGGCCGGTCTGGATTATCTGGGGATGATGCGGCAGAACGTGACCAACGTGGTCGAAGGGTTGCGTGGGTAATGCAGCGAGGAACGGCAGCGCCGGAGCGAGCAGCGCGCGAGGCGACGGCTCTCGCGATCACCGTCGAAGGGCTCACGACGGGCTACCGGCGTGGCGAGCCGATCCTGCGCGGGGTGAGTTTCGCGGTCGAGCGCGGCTCGCTGGTCGGCGTGCTGGGGCCGAACGGGAGCGGGAAGTCGACGCTGTTCCGTGCGTTGCTCGGCCTCTTGCCACCCTGGCAGGGGCGCGTGCTCGTGGAAGGGAAACCAGCGCGCCCCAATCCGGATATCGCCTACATTCCGCAGCGGGAGACGATCGACTGGGACTTCCCGGTCACTGTCCTGGACGTGACGCTGATGGGGCGCTACCCGCGGCTGGGGCTGTTCCGTCGCCCCGGAAAGGCTGACCGCGAGCTGGCGCTGTGGGCGCTCGAGCAGGTGGGGATGCTGGAGTTCCGCGACCGGTTGATCGTCGAGCTTTCCGGTGGGCAACGGCAGCGCGTCTTCCTCGCGCGGGCACTGGCGCAGGAGCCGGAGATCTTTCTCCTCGACGAGCCAGTGAGCGGTGTCGATGCACCGACCCAGCACTTCGTGTTCGAACTCCTGGAGCGGCTCTGTCGGCAGGGAAAGACGGCGCTGGTGGCGACCCACGATCTTTCCTGCGTGGCGCAACGGTTCGACCGCGTGCTGCTCCTCAACCATGAGGTGATCGCCTATGGGCCACCGCAAGAGGTCTTCACCGAGACGCTGCTCAACCGCACGTTCCAGTCGCATCTGCTGCTCCTGCGCTACGGTGACCGGGTGATCGTAGTGGAAAGCGAGGACGGGGATGAGCGGAGTTGTTGACCTCCTCCTCGAGCCACTGCGCTACGGATTTCTGCTGCGTGCGCTCGTTGCGGCCGTGCTGGTCGGTACGTTGTGCGCGCTGGTCGGCAGCTACGTCGTCCTCAAGGGGCTGGCGTTCATCGGCGATGCGCTGGCGCACGTCGCGTTCACCGGCATCGTGGTGGCCTTCCTGGCAGGCTTCAGCTTCTACCTAGGGGCGCTGGCCGCTGCGGTGACGGCCGGGCTGGGCATCGGCTGGGTGACCCGGCGCGTCGGCTTGAGTACCGATACGGCGATCGGGATCGTGTTCAGTGGGCTCTTCGCGCTCGGCGTCGTCCTGATGGCGATCGGTATCCGGACGTACACGGTCGATCTTTTCAGCTACGTCTTCGGCGATATCCTGGCGGTGCGCTCGCGCGATCTCCTGGCGATCGGGCTGGCTGGGGCAGTCGTGCTGGTGACGATGCTGCTGCTGTACAAGGAACTCCTCTTCGCCCACTTCGATCCCGTGGTGGCCGAAGCGGCCGGTTTGCCCGTTGGGGCGTTGCAGCTGCTGCTCCTGCTGCTCCTCTCGGTGACGGTCGTGGTCTCGGTGCAAGCAGTCGGTGTGGTCCTGGTGCTGGCGATGCTGGTCACGCCGGCAGCGACTGCCGCGCTGGTCGCTCGCCGGATGCCGAGCATGATGGCGCTGGCGGTCGTCTTCGGTGCCGTCGCGGCAGCGGTCGGCTTCTACCTGAGCTACTACCTCAGTGTCCCCTCCGGTGGGGCGATCGTGCTGGTCGCGACGCTGTTCTTTGCGCTGGTCGCCGGGGTCGTGCGCGGGCGCGGGGCGTGGCGGCGCCTCATGGCGGCGCGCAGCTGAGCGCGCACGCCCCGGCCCGAGGTTCCGTGAGAACGACCAGCGAGGTGCTCCCCGTTCCCGATCTCGGGTAGCTGATCGACGTGCACTGCAGGAGCTCGCAAGCAGGTCGGCAGGGGGTGTCGGTCTAATTGAGACCGAGTATCATGAAGTAGCGATACGTCGGCGAGTGTCCGACGCACGGTTGCGCGAACGCTCCGGTGAGCGCGCACGGGAGCGCGGAAAGGGGGTAGTCGGAACGATGGCGCGCCACCGGTGCGGTTGGTTGGCGACTGGACAGGAGGGAAGCGGATGCGAGTGGCCTATGTGTTCGCGACGCCGCGAGCGGCGAGCTACAAGCTGGGGCAGATGATCCTGCCCCAGCTCGAGGCGGGGACGCACGGGGTCGAGGTGGTCGGGATGTTCTTCTTCGACGACAACGTCTTCGTCCTGCGCGCTGGCGATCCGATCGGCGAGCGGCTGGCGCGGATCGCCCAGGGAAAGGGGATCCTGCTCATGATGTGCGACATGTGCGCGCTAGAGCGGCATCTGGCCGAGGGGCAGCCGCGCTGGTGCGATCCAGTGACTGGCCGCGGGCGGACCGAACCAGCGGAGATCCGTCCGGTCGGGACGGTCGCTGGCGTGCAGGTCGGCTGCTTCCCCGATCTCTACGCGGCGCTGGCGCAGAACCCACCCGATCAGGTGATCACGCTCTAGCGAGCATCTCGGCTGATCGACTAGCGGCACCCCCTCGCCTGCTGTGCCCGATCGGGGACTTCCCGACCGGGCACGCGCGTCAGAGCCGGGCGCGCCGGCGCTCGAACTGGTAGAGGCCGGCCAGGATGGCCAATGTCGCCACCACGTGCATCAGGATGAGCAGGAAGCGTGTACCCGGCCGTTCGGTAGCGGCGAACGGCGGCACGAGCAGGACCGCGAAGACGACGAGCGCGACGATGAAGAAGATCAGGAAGGGGCGGCGAGTCCAGCGCCGGAGCAGCGCGTAGAAGGCGGTTCCGGCGAGCAACGGCACGATGGTGAGGATCACCACTTGCGGCAGTCCGATCTCGCTTTCCGGCTGGCCAGGTGGCTGGACACGCAGCGAGACCCCGACGGCGCGCGCGATCGCCCAGAGGACCGCATTGACGATCGCTGCCAGCACTGCTGCGACGACTCCATACCGCAGGAGCAGCATGATATCCCTCCGTTTCCGATCTTCCGCTTTCCGAAAGGCAATGCCCAACCGGCATTCGCCGGAAGCGCAGGCAGGAGAACGAGAAAAAGATTATCATGTCCGGTCGATCGTGCAAGCTGGTGCCGACGAACGCGTGGCTTTCGGCAGGGTGCGTGATCAGCACTGTGCGAGGATCGCCGTTTGCCAGCCGGTGCTGCGCGCGCAGCACCCCCACGCCGGCGCGCGAGCCGATGGGGGTGCCGCATCGCCGAGCCGAGCGGCCAAGTGATCGCCCAGCACGGTACCGGTCCTGCGCTCTCGACCAGTCAGATGCATGCCTCGGGGGTCGACCGCGCCGCAAGGCGCTCCACGCCTTGCCCCCACAGGGGAGACATCGCACTGCCTCCCACGGCCGGAGCTGGTCCCACGACGCTGCACACCAACGCCGCACCGATCGTCGAGCATCCGGTACTCCATCACCTCGGGGTCGGGCGCTGCCCGACCCACCGGCCCGGG from Thermomicrobium roseum DSM 5159 encodes:
- a CDS encoding metal ABC transporter substrate-binding protein, whose product is MHRRWTVLGLLVLAGLLVAACGQSATPTVQPAAMPSGQRVVVVTSLPIFATMVEAVGGDLVSVSAVLPPGTDPHTYQPAPRDVAKLAQAALVVYNGGDLDPWMERQLEAVGSRARVVALSAGLEPPPGIEAGHEHEHEGTPEAEHEQGVNPHFWLDPDFGIVYVERIAEALAEVDPAHAETYRANAERYSQEIRTFDEWAKGQIATIPPERRKLVTFHDAFPYFAAHYGLELVGVVILSPGREPSPQEVAQLVERIRQEGVPAIFVEPQFNPKLAQTIAQEAGVRVLELYSDAAPAGLDYLGMMRQNVTNVVEGLRG
- a CDS encoding metal ABC transporter permease, whose amino-acid sequence is MSGVVDLLLEPLRYGFLLRALVAAVLVGTLCALVGSYVVLKGLAFIGDALAHVAFTGIVVAFLAGFSFYLGALAAAVTAGLGIGWVTRRVGLSTDTAIGIVFSGLFALGVVLMAIGIRTYTVDLFSYVFGDILAVRSRDLLAIGLAGAVVLVTMLLLYKELLFAHFDPVVAEAAGLPVGALQLLLLLLLSVTVVVSVQAVGVVLVLAMLVTPAATAALVARRMPSMMALAVVFGAVAAAVGFYLSYYLSVPSGGAIVLVATLFFALVAGVVRGRGAWRRLMAARS
- a CDS encoding metal ABC transporter ATP-binding protein; translation: MQRGTAAPERAAREATALAITVEGLTTGYRRGEPILRGVSFAVERGSLVGVLGPNGSGKSTLFRALLGLLPPWQGRVLVEGKPARPNPDIAYIPQRETIDWDFPVTVLDVTLMGRYPRLGLFRRPGKADRELALWALEQVGMLEFRDRLIVELSGGQRQRVFLARALAQEPEIFLLDEPVSGVDAPTQHFVFELLERLCRQGKTALVATHDLSCVAQRFDRVLLLNHEVIAYGPPQEVFTETLLNRTFQSHLLLLRYGDRVIVVESEDGDERSC
- a CDS encoding SaoD/DsrE family protein; the encoded protein is MRVAYVFATPRAASYKLGQMILPQLEAGTHGVEVVGMFFFDDNVFVLRAGDPIGERLARIAQGKGILLMMCDMCALERHLAEGQPRWCDPVTGRGRTEPAEIRPVGTVAGVQVGCFPDLYAALAQNPPDQVITL
- a CDS encoding PRC-barrel domain-containing protein yields the protein MHIELGRPVMSRDGKRIGTVDQLVLDPDTREVRAIIVHRGLLLTEDRLVDRAVIDTVAPDGTVWLALDAEQAHELPLFVEEEFVRLTNEEAATLPYVWPSGGGLGPVPLLWGAPAREPVIPEPRIAPYDPSGGTLPSSTAPTPAPVEVATNLPPDTVRIDRGTAVIASDGTRLGKVEHVHLNEDGEIVSLAVDPGLFGGEPLHIPAEWIDSVTEEAVHLTVDAATARRGRR
- the prpB gene encoding methylisocitrate lyase produces the protein MSWIRQQPRAQRELAQAFRDRVAAGLVVLPGVYDGLSALSARAAGFPALYLSGAALTASRGLPDLGMIGLEEVVERAREIVRATELPLIVDIDTGYGGVLNAARAARELVEARVAGVQIEDQQQPKKCGHLSAKLLAPAEELEQKVRAIKAVAPDLYVIARTDAYEQEGLEGVVARARRYLAAGADAIFPEALPSEEVFRAVAEALPGVTLLANLTEFGRTPAFTAAQVADWGYRIALFPVSALRVAAKAMERLYRTLAAEGTTRGLVGEMQTRAELYELLGYFAYEEFDTTLARSTLPEWELGREG
- a CDS encoding bifunctional 2-methylcitrate dehydratase/aconitate hydratase; protein product: MGETGSGARPAPDAVLVEIARYVLETEIASPVAAEAARLALADSLACACEALVHPDCTELIGPVAPGTIVPGGVRVPGTSLVLDPVGGAFAISALIRWLDYNDTWLAKEWGHPSDNFGAILAVADYVSRQRRARGEQPYRVRDVLTAAIKAYEIQGVLALENSLNRVGFDHVQFVKVASAAVAAALWGGGFAEVVSAVSNAWVDGPALRTYRHFPNTGPRKSWAAADATSRAVRLAWLALRGEPGYPTALSAPQWGFQDVVLRGQPVVLARPLGSYVMENVLFKIAFPAEFHGQTAVEAALRLHPLVRDRLEEIAEIVIETQESAKRIIDKPGPFANPADRDHSLQYMTAVALLYGELRYEHYLEPIASDPRIPALIAKMRVIENPEFSRDYLDPEKRSIANAVQVVFRDGSRTERVLVEYPIGHPRRRAEGLPLLRQKLARALRLVYPERRAAALEHLLLDDPGLPDLAVDQLLDALHRG
- a CDS encoding Fur family transcriptional regulator encodes the protein MRAIMRTAETILETMHQRGWRITGPRRAIVEYVLAQDGPFSAEEIFRALRRRQPTIGRATVFRTLDLLAELGVVERIHHPSGVHRYVVGGDGHRHHVVCIRCGAVAEFAGCNLETVLAQVADQTRFRILGHWLEVSGLCQLCQREPAVSSS
- a CDS encoding DUF6069 family protein, with the protein product MLLLRYGVVAAVLAAIVNAVLWAIARAVGVSLRVQPPGQPESEIGLPQVVILTIVPLLAGTAFYALLRRWTRRPFLIFFIVALVVFAVLLVPPFAATERPGTRFLLILMHVVATLAILAGLYQFERRRARL